The nucleotide window CACGCCTACCGTCCCAGATACACTTCTATCACGCGCTCGTTCGACGAGACCTGATCGATGGTGCCCTCGGCCAACACCGTGCCTTCATGCAGGCAGGTGACCTTGACGCCGAGTTCGCGCACGAAGGTCATGTCGTGCTCGACGACCATGACCGTCTTTTCCTTGTTGATTTCCTTCAACAGCTCGGCGGTCTGATGGGTCTCGACGTCGGTCATGCCGGCGACCGGTTCGTCGACGAGCAGCAGTTTTGGGTCCTGCGCCAGCAGCATGCCGATCTCCAGCCACTGCTTCTGGCCGTGCGACAGGCTGCCCGCCAAACGATTGCGCGCATCGGTCAGACGGATGGTTTGCAGCACGCGGTCGATCCGCTCGGATTCGTTCCTGTTGCCGCGCCAGAACAGCGTGCCTTTGACGCTGTGATCGACGTTGAGGGCCAGCAACAGATTGTCCTCGATGGTCTGGCTCTCGAACACCGTCGGCTTCTGGAATTTGCGACCGATGCCGAGCTCGGCGATATGGGTCTCATCCAGCCGCGTCAGGTCGGTCATGCCGTCGAACAGCACGGTGCCCTCGTCCGGCTTGGTCTTGCCGGTGATGA belongs to Bradyrhizobium icense and includes:
- the urtD gene encoding urea ABC transporter ATP-binding protein UrtD; translation: MSVMEGRTTSALLYLDGVHVSFDGFHAINNLSLTLEPGEMRAVIGPNGAGKTTMMDIITGKTKPDEGTVLFDGMTDLTRLDETHIAELGIGRKFQKPTVFESQTIEDNLLLALNVDHSVKGTLFWRGNRNESERIDRVLQTIRLTDARNRLAGSLSHGQKQWLEIGMLLAQDPKLLLVDEPVAGMTDVETHQTAELLKEINKEKTVMVVEHDMTFVRELGVKVTCLHEGTVLAEGTIDQVSSNERVIEVYLGR